Genomic window (Lycium barbarum isolate Lr01 chromosome 2, ASM1917538v2, whole genome shotgun sequence):
ATCTTTACTGTCTTATTCATTTGCAGTGCTGCTGCTTCCTCCATGTTGGCTCTTAAACAGCCAACCATCAAAGTTGCAGCTATTATAGCTGAAGGTGTTCCTGAGTCTGACGCTAAGCAGCTGATTGCTTATGCAAAGGCAAACAATAAGGTAATATTATGTCATATCAATCAGGTTTCTGCCTTTGCGTTCACTATTGTTTTGACGGGGCTGGGGGGTTATAAATGATGATGTATAATCAAGTATAGGATATTCTTATGGATAATGCAATGAAGAAATTATCAATTATTTGTCTCACATTTCGTAGTTGCCTTGTCCTGGAAGCAATGAATTCCTCCTTTCTTAAAGAGATTATAGAAAAATGGTAGAATGAGCTCTTAAATAGATCATCAGGTGGAGCATTTAGGGGGTCCAATAACTTCCCTCACTCTACTTTTCTTTCTTTGTTAATTTCCAAATTTTATGGTGTTAATATGGTGATCTTTCTCAGGTGGTTATTGGTCCAGCTACTGTTGGAGGAGTTCAAGCTGGTGCTTTTAAGATTGGTGATACTGCTGGAACAATTGATAACATTATTCAGTGCAAACTTTACCGACCTGGATCTGTGGGTTTTGTCTCAAAATCTGTGAGTGATTTTTAGAGCCTCTTTCATCTTGTTGTATAGATATTAGAGAAATCTCTAATCAATTACACCTGCAGCATTTTGCCCCCTCCTACTCTCTACTTTACTATCTCCTAGAGTGCAATTAAGATAAGAAAATACTTGTGAGATACTTTCTATCTATTCTCAACTACTTTCAGAAACATATCTTTACATAACTTTAATGTATGAAACCATTCAAGCATCCCTTTTACCAAACTTTAATGCATGAAACCATGACCTCACTCTAATATACGAAGCTTAATAGTTTTGGAAATAACATTTTCCGGTTTCAAGAATAATAACTTTTCTCTTGATGTACAGGGCGGTATGTCTAATGAATTATACAACACAATTGCTCGTGTGACTGATGGAATTTATGAAGGTTGGACATTCTAAATTCTGAATCCATCTTATTGGAGCAAGTTTATGTTGTTTTAATTGAAAAATAGAATATAAGTCAATTTTGGTGTATGCAGGAATTGCAATCGGGGGAGATGTTTTCCCTGGCTCTACCCTTTCTGATCATGTTTTGCGCTTCAACAATATCCCACAGGTAATTCACTCGTATAGGCTACATTCTCCCTGTAATATCACCAAGTTCATCCTCAGGCCCTCGGTGTTGTTGCTTTAACAAATCCTGACTGTTTGTAGAGCTACTTTTAACTTTGTGATCATAAAGCTAACATTCTAACCAAGTAGCAAAGTTTATCCCTTTCCACACACGCGCACACACTGTGACTTTGTTGCCTTTCTCCCTAATGTTCGCCATTAGTATTTAGATTTAAGGTCAGTTTAATTCCACAGTATTGATATAAATAGAAGCTCAATGGTGCATAAACAACTGATGTTTTGTTGTCTTGATGTATTTCGTGCTTCTCTTACCACTTTTTCAATTACTAGTTCTTCACTTTCTTTTTTAATTGTGGTTTTGATATACTTAGGTTAAAATGGTGGTTGTTCTTGGGGAACTTGGTGGACGAGATGAATATTCCTTGGTTGAAGCCTTGAAGCAGGGAAGAATCAACAAGCCTGTTGTTGCCTGGGTTAGTGGAACTTGCGCTACGCTCTTCAAGTCAGAAGTGCAATTTGGTCATGCGGTGAGCTCTATTTCCCTTTATTTCCACATTCCTGGAAACATGTTGCTAATTATCCCTCGCAAAGGCCGAGAGATGTTTTGACGCAAGAGCTTTTTGCCTCTTCTCTTTCCTTCTTTTTATAAGAGGCTTGACAGGATAGTCTTTGCACATGAAGTCTAACTTTGCATAGGTCCTTGTCAAATAGGGTGCAAAGAGTGGTGGTGAAATGGAGTCTGCACAAGCAAAGAATCAAGCACTCAGGGACGCTGGAGCTGTAGTTCCAACCTCATATGAAGCTTTTGAAGGAGCAATCAAAGAAACTTTTGAAAAGCTAGTGAGTCTCATGATATTCAGCAGATAACGATTGTTTATGCCTTCTACTCTGCTATTATTTCTGACAGCACTGCATATTTGTTTTGGTAGGTTGAAGCAGGAAAGACTACTCCTGTAAAGGAAATTACACCTCCTCAAATACCTGAGGATCTTAGCACGGCAATCAAGAGTGGGAAAGTTCGGGCCCCAACTCATATTATTTCCACAATATCTGATGATAGAGGTGTAGTTGGATTTGTGTATTCTATATTAATGATTAATTGTTTTTTCTGGTGGCTAATTAAGTGTCGGAAATGATGCTGATTGTGTCTACAACTTCTATTCACAGGTGAAGAGCCTTGCTATGCTGGCGTACCCATGTCATCCATTGTGGAGCAGGGACTTGGTGTTGGTGATGTAATATCCCTCTTGTGGTTCAAACGTAGCCTACCACGTTATTGCACACGTTTTATTGAGGTAAGGTTCTTATGGTCGCAATGCTATCACTATTTCAATAGGTTATAAACTCTTATTTTTAACCATCAGTTTCTGCCAGTTTCTAAACCTTAATATGATTTGCCGTGGTTGATTTCTTGGCAGATATGTGTCATGTTGTGTGCTGATCATGGTCCTTGTGTTTCTGGTGCACACAATTCTATTGTAACTGCCAGGGCTGGAAAAGATCTGGTTTCCTGCCTTGTTTCTGGTATGTTACAATTTGCAGGTTTCTAGATATGCGTTTATTTTTCAATCAGAACTGGACTAATGTGGCTCTTAATAGGATTGCTGACTATTGGTCCACGATTTGGTGGTGCTATTGACGATGCTGCCCGGTACTTCAAGGATGCTTACGACAAGGTGAGGCTTATGCTTTATGAGCATTCCCTAAGCCACTCATGAGGCTAGAAGCAGTTTCCGCTGGTCTCTTTTGTGCCCGCCAGATGAATAGATATTTTCAAATGCTTTGTATTTGCAGGGTCTTTCTCCATATGAGTTCGTGGAAAGTATGAAGAAGAAGGGAATTCGAGTGCCAGGAATTGGCCACAGGTATTATATCTTGTAGCTGCTTGATTATATCTCCTTAAGATATGGAAGCAAAAGATGTACTTGAAAAAACTTTTGAACTTGTATGGTTATCATGCTTGTAGACTATATTTGACGTACCACATCTACTTCTTGTGTGACAGGATTAAGAGAGGTGACAACAGAGATAAGAGAGTGGAACTACTGCAGCGTTATGCTCTAGAAAATTTCCCATCTGTTAAATACATGGAATATGCTGTTGAGGTTGAAACTTACACACTCTCAAAGGCAAACAACCTAGTCCTCAACGTCGATGGTGCCATTGG
Coding sequences:
- the LOC132626713 gene encoding ATP-citrate synthase beta chain protein 2 — encoded protein: MTTGQLFSKTTQALFYNYKQLPIQRMLDFDFLCGRETPSVAGIINPGSEGFQKLFFGQEEIAIPVHSTIEAACAAHPTADVFINFASFRSAAASSMLALKQPTIKVAAIIAEGVPESDAKQLIAYAKANNKVVIGPATVGGVQAGAFKIGDTAGTIDNIIQCKLYRPGSVGFVSKSGGMSNELYNTIARVTDGIYEGIAIGGDVFPGSTLSDHVLRFNNIPQVKMVVVLGELGGRDEYSLVEALKQGRINKPVVAWVSGTCATLFKSEVQFGHAGAKSGGEMESAQAKNQALRDAGAVVPTSYEAFEGAIKETFEKLVEAGKTTPVKEITPPQIPEDLSTAIKSGKVRAPTHIISTISDDRGEEPCYAGVPMSSIVEQGLGVGDVISLLWFKRSLPRYCTRFIEICVMLCADHGPCVSGAHNSIVTARAGKDLVSCLVSGLLTIGPRFGGAIDDAARYFKDAYDKGLSPYEFVESMKKKGIRVPGIGHRIKRGDNRDKRVELLQRYALENFPSVKYMEYAVEVETYTLSKANNLVLNVDGAIGSLFLDLLAGSGMFTKPEIDEIVGIGYLNGLFVLARSIGLIGHTFDQKRLKQPLYRHPWEDVLYTK